GGCCAAGATCGAGCGTAAGTTGTAGATGCGGGGCGCAGGCGGTGTTTTTATTCTTGCGCCTAGTAAAGGTGATGGTATAATATAGCAAAAAGAAAGCTAACAATATGTTTTTTTACGAGGAAATTTTAAGGGAGTTTCAGAAGCAAAAAGTAAAATATGTGCTCGTAGGCGGCATGGCATTTAACCTTTTGGGCGGGTTGCGCAACACAGCTGATATGGATATATTAGTTGCTATGACAGACAATAATCTAACCAAAGTAGTTAATATCCTTAAGAAAAAAGGATACAAAGTAAAACAACCCGTTGATCCCATAGGTATAGCGGATAAGAAGCTTAGGGAAGATTGGATAAAAAATAAACATATGAAGGCCTTCAATTTTTATAAGGAGGACGAATTTAAAGAAGTGGACATACTAATAGACTCCCCCGTTTCGTTCGAAAAAGCTAAAAAAACGGCCATATGTGTTAAGGGCGATAATATTATAGTGCCGGTGGTTTCTATAGATAATCTTATTAAGATGAAAACCGCATCGGGCCGCAATATAGATATGGTAGATGTTGAAGAATTGAAAAAAATAAAAAGATTGAGGGCGATGAAATGATTTTTAAATGGGAAACCGAGGAAGAGCGATTAAAAAGATTCATGGCTATACCGCCGGAAAAAAAGTTAGAATTGCTTAGAGAAATGCACGATTTTACAGTCAAATTCTCGTCCAAAAGGACTAATGCGATTAGGAAAAGATTAAGAGATACGCAGTAGGTATAATACGTGCGGGGATGGTGGAATTGGCAGACACGCAAGGTTGAGGACCTTGTGGGGCAACCCTTGGGGGTTCAAATCCCCCTTCCCGCACCATTCTACTTCGCACATATTAGTGTTTCGTAGTAGTGTGGCTTCGTAGGAATTATAGCGGAGTTGACCCTCCCCCCAAAAACTAGACAGTTTACAAGTTGAGTCTCCTGGTGTAAAGTATCATGGAAAGGGGGCTCACAATGGGGGCACGTAAGAGATTTACTGAGGAGCAGATAATAGGTGTTTTGAAGAGGCATGAGCAGGGTACCAAG
The nucleotide sequence above comes from Candidatus Omnitrophota bacterium. Encoded proteins:
- a CDS encoding nucleotidyltransferase family protein produces the protein MFFYEEILREFQKQKVKYVLVGGMAFNLLGGLRNTADMDILVAMTDNNLTKVVNILKKKGYKVKQPVDPIGIADKKLREDWIKNKHMKAFNFYKEDEFKEVDILIDSPVSFEKAKKTAICVKGDNIIVPVVSIDNLIKMKTASGRNIDMVDVEELKKIKRLRAMK